From the genome of Cystobacter fuscus DSM 2262:
CTGGGACGAGCCGCCCCTGGTGCAGAGCGAGCGCGGGGAGATGTACCAGGCGGCCCTGGAGACGCTGGAACGGGCGGGCCGGGTCTACCCGTGCTTCTGCACGCGCGCGGAGATCGCCCGCGCGGCGAGCGCCCCCCATGGCCTGGGAGAGGAGGGGCCCCGCTATCCGGGCACGTGCGCGGCCCTGACGCCCGAGGCCCGCGCGGCCCGGGCCGCCACGCGACCTCCAGCATGGCGCTTCCAGGCCGTCCCCGGGGAGTGGTGCTTCGAGGACGGACTGCACGGCCGCTCCTGCCAGGACGTGGCCGCGGCGGTGGGGGACTTCGTGGTGCGCCGCAATGACGGCGTGGCGAGCTACCAGCTCGCCGTGGTGGTGGACGACGCGGCCAGCGGCATCACCGACGTGCTGCGCGGCGATGATCTGCTGTCCTCCACGCCCCGGCAGCTCCAGCTCTACGACGCACTGGGGGAGACACCTCCCCGCTTCTGGCACGTGCCCCTGGTGCTGGGCGAGGACGGCAAGCGGCTGGCCAAGCGGGAAGGCGCCTTCGCGGTGGCCGAGCTGCGCGAGCGCGGCATCGCCGTCGAGCGGGTCCTGGGGCTGCTCGCGGCCTGGAGCGGACTGGGAGATGGCTCGCCAGTGACGCGCGAGGAGCTCATCCACCGCTTCCGCCCCGAGTCGCTGCCCCGGAGCCCGGTGGTGGCGCACGAAACGCTCTTGAAGGAGGCCCTGGGGTTGGGCTGAAAAATTCCACCTGCTACACTCCGCGCGGGATCCCGTGAAGCGGGAGGCTCTTGAAAACCCGGGCGGGGCGCTATGGTGTAGCACCTCGCACGCACGCCACATGTCCGTCACCGTTCAACAGCTAGCTGCCCGGGACGCCGAAGCGCTGCGGGCGCTGCTCGCCCGGGATCCGGCCCACAACCTCTACCTGCTGGGACTGCTGGAGGAGTTCGGCCTCACCTCGCCCGAGGGGCAGGGCGGCTTCTCCTATTGGGGGCGCTTCGATGGGCAGACGCTCACCGCGGCCGTGTTCGTGGGCGGCGCGGGAGGGCTGCTGGTGCCCTCGGCGAGTGACGGCACGGCCACGGGGATGATCGCGGACGCGCTGGCCGATCGCGTGCGGCTCCGGGGGGCGGTGGGAGAGAAACCCGCGGTGGACGCGCTGGTGCGCAGCCTGTGCGTGGGCCGGCCGAAGCTGTCGCGCACCTACCGGCTCTTCTCCGTCTCGGCGGATGACCTGGGCCCCTTCACCAACCCGCTCTTGAGGCCGGCGCGCGAGGAGGATCTCCCGCGCCTGTTGCCGCTGGCGGCGGGGGCCATCCAGGAGCTGCACGATCGGGACGCGCTCGCGGAGGATCCCCACTTCGAGGCGCGGGTGGCACAGCGCGTGCGGGCGCGGCGCACCTACGTGCTGGAGGAGAACGGCGAGCTGGTGTTCAAGGTGGACATCGGCAGCCGCTCGCAATACGGCGCGGAGTTGGAGAACCTCTACACGCTGCCGGCGCAGCGCAAGAAGGGCCACGCCACGCTGTGCCTGGGGCAGATTTCGCGCTTCCTCCTCTCGTCGCTGCCGCGCCTGACCCTGCGCGTGGAGGAGAAGGACGAGTCCCTGGCGCGCATCGCCCGCCGGGTGGGCTACCTCGCCGGCCGCACCCAGCGCGTGGTGCTGGTGGATTAGCGCGGGGCGAGGGGCACGAGGTGTTCTGACTCACAGGTCAACCGCAGTGGTCACCATACCTCCCCCTTGCCTAGCCATCCCACCTGCTTTCACGAGGAGAGCACTAGGAGCTTGTCGAAGTACCGCCAAAAAAACGACTCCTACATACCAACCGTAGCGGTGCGTTCAAATCGCACTACCCGATATGTAGTGGGTCGTTGAGATATTCCGACAGGCACCTAGGCGTGGGCCGCTTGCTAGGAGGAGGGCTGGCAAGGCTGGAGGTCGTCCTCTCGACCTAGCGGGCACACAAATCCGGAGATTTTGCGTGACTTGGCACACCTATCGAGGTTCGCTCAATCACCATCTCATACCGCTTGACTGAACATCCGAGCAGCTCTACTTTTTCTTATTCCGTTCGTAGCCGCACTAAACGCCAGCGCCACGAGCCAAGGACAGCGCGATGAGTACAAAGTCCTCGATCGAGTGGACGGAGCACACTTGGAACCCGACGGTGGGTTGCACCAAGATCTCGCCGGGTTGTAAGCACTGCTATGCCGAGACGATGGCATACCGTCTTCAGGCCATGGGCGTCCCCGAATACGAAAATGGCTTCAAGCTCCGACTCATCCCCGAGCGACTGGATGAGCCCCTGAAGAGGAAGAAGCCGACCATGTACTTCGTCAATTCGATGAGCGACCTCTTCCATCGAGAGGTACCCTACTCATTTCTTGATCGGGTCTTCGACGTCATAAGCCGGTCGCCGCAGCACATCTTTCAAATCCTGACCAAACGAGCGGAACTCATGGCGCGGTACTTCGAGCAGCGCAACGTGCCTGCCAATGCGTGGCTTGGTGTCTCGGTCGAAGATCGGAAGTATGGTGTTCCGCGTATCGCTGTTCTTCGTAGAATCGATGCAAAGGTCCGATTTTTGTCTGTCGAGCCATTGCTTGGACCCCTAGGCGAACTCCAACTTGACGGTATTCATTGGGTCATTGTCGGAGGAGAGTCAGGTCCCGGAGCAAGGCCAATGGATCCTGCTTGGGCAGAGGATGTCTTGAGACAGTGCCAAGCAATGAGCATTCCCTTCTTCTTCAAACAGTGGGGCGCCTACGGACCTGATGGAATCCGTCGTTCCAAGAAAGAAAATGGTCGTATGCTTGGAGACAAAGAATGGAACGAGTTTCCGGTAGGTAGCTTGTAGTCATTGGCCGATTAGGGGGACGTCCATGTCGAAAAAGGAGTACCACTGGGAGATCGGTCAGCCACCGCCCGAACTCAATGTCCATAGCCTTGCCAAGCACGATGTACTTCGGGCGTATCTCTCCCGATACCTGAACGTCTTAACCAGCAATCCGAAGATTGATCGCTTCCGGTTGACTCTCGTGGACGGTTTCTCCGGTGGAGGCGTTTACCTTCATGAGGTCAATCGGAAGGAAATTAGTGGCTCACCATTGATCTTTCTTGAAGCAACGAGAGAAGCAGCCGCAGAGATCAATGCACGGAAGACAAAGCAATTCACGCTTGACGCTCACTACTTCTTTATAGAGAAGAGCAAGACGACACTTGAATATTTGCGCAAAACGCTCCTGGAGCGCGGTTATGGCGCTCTCTTACAGGATGAGCGAATCAGATTGATGCAAGGGGATTTCGCAGCCAGAGCGAGTGAACTTATCGAGTTCATTCGACAGAAGGGCCGTACTGGAAGAACGATCTTCTTGCTCGATCAGTATGGCTACCTGGACGTACCGTTCCCACTTCTTCGAAAGATCTTCTCGGAACTGCCCTCCGCAGAAGTCATCCTGACCTTCGCCGTGGACGCTTTCGGTGACTTTTTGACCGATAGCCCAGAATCTCGGATAATTCTCTCCAAGATGGGCATTGAGAATCGTTTTGATTTGACTCAGATCGCGCAGGCCAAAGGCGCTAGAGATCGCAGATTCTTCATTCAAGCAGCATTTGGCCCTATCTTTAATGAAGAAAGTGGTGCTCGATTCTACACTCCATTTTTCATCACCTCACGTGAGAGCAATAGAGACTACTGGCTTGTACACCTCTCCATGCACGCCCGCGCTCGCGATGAGATGGCAAAACTGCATTGGGAACTCAAGAACCACTTCCGTCACAACGGTGGCTCAGGCTTGAATATGCTCGGATATGATCCAAAGAAGGATGAATCCTTCACTAGTCAGCCTGACTTCAACTTCGACAAAAGCTCGCGAGAACGAAGCATTCGAAGTCTAAGAGAAGATCTGCCAGAGTTCATGATCCGCCGGACGGACGGAATTGAATTCCAAAAGCTTCTCGAAGAAACATGCAATACGACTCCGGCAAGTAGCGATATTTACCGAGAGGTACTAGGTGAGTTACTCATTGATAAGGATATCTCCGTTACTAGCAAAGAGGGCGGGCAACGAAGGAAGGGCGACAGCATCGAGAAAACAGACATCATCAAAGTTTCTCGACAGGTGTCACTCTTTTTCCGTAAAAAACAATGATTTCAATGCTGGTTACCCGGCCCAGCCAGCAACAACCGATACCTCCAACTCTACCAGTTCGGCTCCTTCCGTCTTGAGGTGCCCGTCGCCCGCCGGGTGGGCTACCTCGCCGGCCGCCCCCAGCGCGTGGTGCTGGTGGATTAGCGCGGGGCGTTCTTCCTCACGGCTCGACCGATTGCGGCGGCCGCGTGGCCTTCTTCTTTCCAACGGGGAAGTAGCACCTGCCCTGATACTCGGCGTGGGACTCTCGAACACAGGGGGGCCGATGTTCGAGCGTCAACCAGCAGCCTCCATTGATTTCCACCTCAACGGGACCACAGGGCGCCGTGGCCTGGTCCGGCCAAGGCTTCTTGGGCATGGGATAGGCGATGGGAGAGCTTCCCTGCCCGGCACTATTCGTCCATTGGTTCAGGGACGTCTGGGCCTCCAGACCCGAGGTATCGCGGAGTCCACGCAGCCAGAAGCCCGCGCCGAGCGAGAGCAGAGCCAGGGCCGTCACTGCCAGACCCCACCCCGGGCTCGAGGTCCTCACGCGTCCGCTCACCGGCTTCAGCTCGCTTTTCCGACCGCTCCTCAGGTGCGTGTCCATGAGCGCATCATCCTCCACCCGCTGAAAGGCAGCGGCGAAGAGCACGAAGAGGTCCGTCAATTTCGTCGTCCGACCACGAGTGGGCGCACGGTGCACCACCAGCTTCACGAAGGGCGGCCTCCGGTGGGTGGAGAGGCTCACCCGCCAGCCCGCTTCGAGCTGCCAGTCCACGCGCTTGTCGGGCCGAAGGAGCAGCACGGGTCGTCCGGTGCGAACATGCCGGGCCTCCTGGAGTCGGCCGAGCCCCGGTCCCAGCTGCTCCCAGCTACGCCCGAACCGCAACTCTCCCAGCCGCCCCCCGTTCTCGTTCTCTTCGTCGGCCACGTGCTCGCCCTCCAGGAGTCCGGACTTCGCCCCCCAGTCAAAATCGATTTGACCTTTCGAGTCAACTGATTGGACGTACCTGTAGGGTTGAGCGTCCTGACGATGGGTGGATGAGAAGAGCAGCCCATGGCGGGCCTTGATCCTGGTAGGCCTCCGCTCGGCGCGCGACCTGTCGCATGAGGACGAGCACCCCGCCCTTCCTGGAGAAACACCGATGACGCCCCCCTCGCCCCTGTTCCGATGGAGTGCCGTATTGCTGTCCCTCTCCCTGGCCGCGTGCCGGCCCTCCGGAGCGCCCGTGGACCGACGCACTCCCGTGGTGATCGACACCGACATGGGATCGGATGACGCCATGGCCATCGCGTTCCTGCTGCGTCGGCCCGACGTGGAGGTGAAGGCCATCACCGTCACCGGCGCGGGGCTGGCGCACTGCGAGCCCGGTGTGCGCAACGCGCTGCGGCTGCTGGCGCTCGCGAACCACCCGGACATTCCCGTGGCCTGTGGCCGCACGACGCCCCTCCAGGGCAGCCATGCCTATCCGGATGACTGGCGCCAACAGGCGGACATCCTCAACGGCGTCCCACTGCCCGAGCCGAGATTCTCCGCCTCCGCGTCGACGGCCGTGCAGGTGCTGACCTCCGCCCTGGAAGGCTCCGAGCGGAAGGTGACGGTGCTCGCGCTGGGCAACCTCACCAACCTGGCGGAGGCCCTCCAGGCGAGGCCCTCCCTCGCCGAGCGCGTGGAGCAGCTCTACGTGATGGGCGGAGCCGTGACGGTGCCCGGCAACGTCGGTGACAGTCCGGGCGTCAATCCTCCCAATCCGTATGCGGAGTGGAACATCTACGTGGACCCCGAGGCGGCGGCGCGAGTGTTCGAGACCGTGCCGGCCATGCTCGTGCCGCTCGACGCGACCAACCACGTGCAGGTGACGGAGGAGTTCCTCCAGCGCTTCGAGAAGGACCGCCAGACAGCGGAGGCCGACTTCGTCTACCGGCTCCTGGCCAGCGATCCGGACTACGTCCGCAGCGGCACGTACTTCTTCTGGGATCCGCTCGCGGCCGCGTCGCTGGCGGTGGAGGGAATCGTCACCTTCGAGCCGAAGAAGGTGCGGGTCGTCGTGGAGGAAGGCGAGAGCAGCGGGCGGACGCAGGAAGCGGAGACCGGGCACACGGTGCGAGCCGGAGTCTCGGCGGACCGCCAGAAGTTCGAGTCGGCCTTCCTGGACACGCTCAATGGAAGGGTCCACGTCCCCTGAAGGTGGGCGGCGGATCGAGAGTTCTGACATCTCTGCCGGCCACCTGACTCCGTGAACAGTTAGAGTGTGGAATGAGCAAGACTTTCTTGTTGCTGCGCCTGGGCATGGCCTTGAGCTTGGTGCTGCTCACATCGTGCATGACGACCCGAGGCTCGGAGGTGAACGAAGCTCACCCGAAGCAGGAACCCATGGCGGTGCGGGTGAGCGAACTGCCCGGAGGCAAACTGAGGCTTGCCTTCAAGCCGGTGGCGCCAGACCTGGCACTGGAGCAAGTACGGCCGCAGGAGGCGCGGGAAGTACTCGCGACCTTCCATGCGTCCTTCCCGAGGGAACAAGGGCGTCGTTTCCGGCTCGTGCGAACCTCGACGGAGCCAGAGCCCGAGGAGTGGGAACGACGGCTGAGAGAGGAGTTCGTGTCCCGCTATGGAGTTCCCGAGGTGCCACTGCCCGGAGCACTAGAGACGAGCCCCGTCTTCATGGCATTGAAATTGTCACCTCCCCATATGGGTGAAGGTGCCCGGGATGCGGCACGGGAACTGTTCCGCTCACCCGTGTTCCTCTCTAGCGTCGCGTTGTCGGTGCTGGTGTATTTCTCCGCCTGGCTGGCACCGGAGCCCTTGTTCACCAAAGCCTTTGTGACGGCGCTGACGCTGAGGCTGGCTTTGCTGGTGGGCGTGCTGGAACTCAACCGATTCGCGAGGGCATGCGCGAGGTTGTACCAGGAGGCCGAGGCGGCGAGATCGGTGGAGGAATTGGAGGTGGTCGCGGAGCGCTTCGGCAAAACGGTGGGAGGAACGGGGCTGCGAGTGCTGATGCTGGCAGCCAGCATGGGAGTGGCCAGGGGATTGCCGGAGGTGCCCCAAGGAGGCATTGGAGCGCTGCTACAGGCGCCACGGCACGCGTTGACCGGGGGAATGACTGTAGAGGGAGCGGCAACGGTGCAGATGGTGGCCGACGGCACCATTGTCGTAACGGGCATAGCAGCGGGCACGGCGACTTCAGCGGCGGGCAAAGCCTGCACGGATGGAACCGAGAGCCAGAATGACTACCACTGGCACCACCTCGCCACGAACAAGAATGAGATTTCATCGCGATATGGCGGCCCATGGACGCCCTTGTTCGAAAAGCTCTTCACAAAGGCTGGGATGAGTCTGGATGCGGCGGAAAACCTCGTCTATCTCAAGGGACATAAAGGCCCCCATCCCGAGGAGTACCATTCGGAAGTCTATCAGCGACTTGAAACAGCACTCAGGAAATGCCAGACCGTTGCACAATGCAAAAGCAATCTGGTGCGAGCACTCCAAAAAGTGGCGGATGAGGTATGCTCTCCCGGAGCCTCGCTCCACCAATGGGTGACGAAGACCTAGGGAGCCGAGAATGAGGCACATGGCCCGGTATTTCGAACTGATGGACGACAGGCGATCCGAGTCACGGTGGCATCTGGGAAGCCCCATGGATGAGCAAGGGAAGGAACTAGACCCCTGGCAATTCAAGGATGGGAAATCGCTCGAACTCGGCTGCGTTCCTCGGTTTCCACTCGATGCGCCAGGGCGTCCTCTGGACTATTGCTGGGCGGCGTTTTCCATTCCTGTCGTCCATGAACGGGTCGTCCAGCTCTTCGAGCGGCTGGATGTCCAAGAAGTGCAGTTCCTTCCCGTGCGCGTCGAGGGCCATGATTCACCCTACTTCATCCTCAACGCGCTTCGCTTCATCCGGTGTATCGACGACGCCCGGTGCAGACGGGTGGCGTACTGGACGCCCGAGGATGAACAGCCAGAAAAAGTGGGGGAGTACCGTGTTGTTTCGGGCCTGCGCATCGACCCCGGAAAAGTAGGAGGGGCCCACATCTTCCGGCCCTGGGGCTGGCCGGTCGCCCTCATCGTCTCCGGAGATCTCAAGCAGGCCATGGAGGCGGAGGGCATCACCGGCACACGGTTCGTCGAGGTGTGACGCTTGTCCGCCTCGGGCGCACACCAGGGCGAACAGGGCTCATTCACCTGCTCGCCCCTCCCCAGCGGAACGCGAGGAGATGACCACGTGCAGGTGACGGAGGAGTTCCTCCAGCGCTTCGAGAAGGACCGCCAGACAGCGGAGGCCGACTTCGTCTACCGGCTCCTGGCCAGCGATCCGGACTACGTCCGCAGCGGCACGTACTTCTTCTGGGATCCGCTCGCGGCCGCGTCGCTGGCGGTGGAGGGAATCGTCACCTTCGAGCCGAAGAAGGTGCGGGTCGTCGTGGAGGAAGGCGAGAGCAGCGGGCGGACGCAGGAAGCGGAGACCGGGCACACGGTGTCAGCCGGAGTCTCGGCGGACCGCCAGAAGTTCGAGTCGGCCTTCCTGGACACGCTCAATGGAAGGGTCCACGTCCCCTGAAGGTGGGCGGTGGGACTTACCGTCCAGCGGTCGAGATCCCTGATACCTATACTGGACTACGTTGCGGCCGGTGAGCATGCCCGCCAGGCAGGCTCGCCTCCATTTGGTGGAGGCCGCGAAGGCGGGGCGCTACTGCAGCGTCAGTGCGGCATGACATGCTGGCGAGCCAGGTGAGGACGTGAGCGACCATTCCAAGATCGAGTGGACGGATGCGACGTGGAACCCGGTGAGGGGCTGCACGAAGATCAGTCCGGGCTGCAAACACTGTTACGCGGAGACGTTCGCCGAGCGTTTCCGAGGAGTGCCCGGGCACCCCTATGAGCAGGGCTTCGACTTGCGGTTGGTGCCCGAAAAACTAGCGGAGCCCCTTCGCTGGAGGTCCCCGAAGT
Proteins encoded in this window:
- the gluQRS gene encoding tRNA glutamyl-Q(34) synthetase GluQRS; this encodes MSLRGRFAPSPTGRIHLGNARSALLGWLQARAAGGRFLLRIEDLDRARCRPAFLDDLYRDLTWLGLDWDEPPLVQSERGEMYQAALETLERAGRVYPCFCTRAEIARAASAPHGLGEEGPRYPGTCAALTPEARAARAATRPPAWRFQAVPGEWCFEDGLHGRSCQDVAAAVGDFVVRRNDGVASYQLAVVVDDAASGITDVLRGDDLLSSTPRQLQLYDALGETPPRFWHVPLVLGEDGKRLAKREGAFAVAELRERGIAVERVLGLLAAWSGLGDGSPVTREELIHRFRPESLPRSPVVAHETLLKEALGLG
- a CDS encoding DUF4081 domain-containing protein, giving the protein MSVTVQQLAARDAEALRALLARDPAHNLYLLGLLEEFGLTSPEGQGGFSYWGRFDGQTLTAAVFVGGAGGLLVPSASDGTATGMIADALADRVRLRGAVGEKPAVDALVRSLCVGRPKLSRTYRLFSVSADDLGPFTNPLLRPAREEDLPRLLPLAAGAIQELHDRDALAEDPHFEARVAQRVRARRTYVLEENGELVFKVDIGSRSQYGAELENLYTLPAQRKKGHATLCLGQISRFLLSSLPRLTLRVEEKDESLARIARRVGYLAGRTQRVVLVD
- a CDS encoding DUF5131 family protein — its product is MSTKSSIEWTEHTWNPTVGCTKISPGCKHCYAETMAYRLQAMGVPEYENGFKLRLIPERLDEPLKRKKPTMYFVNSMSDLFHREVPYSFLDRVFDVISRSPQHIFQILTKRAELMARYFEQRNVPANAWLGVSVEDRKYGVPRIAVLRRIDAKVRFLSVEPLLGPLGELQLDGIHWVIVGGESGPGARPMDPAWAEDVLRQCQAMSIPFFFKQWGAYGPDGIRRSKKENGRMLGDKEWNEFPVGSL
- a CDS encoding three-Cys-motif partner protein TcmP, with translation MSKKEYHWEIGQPPPELNVHSLAKHDVLRAYLSRYLNVLTSNPKIDRFRLTLVDGFSGGGVYLHEVNRKEISGSPLIFLEATREAAAEINARKTKQFTLDAHYFFIEKSKTTLEYLRKTLLERGYGALLQDERIRLMQGDFAARASELIEFIRQKGRTGRTIFLLDQYGYLDVPFPLLRKIFSELPSAEVILTFAVDAFGDFLTDSPESRIILSKMGIENRFDLTQIAQAKGARDRRFFIQAAFGPIFNEESGARFYTPFFITSRESNRDYWLVHLSMHARARDEMAKLHWELKNHFRHNGGSGLNMLGYDPKKDESFTSQPDFNFDKSSRERSIRSLREDLPEFMIRRTDGIEFQKLLEETCNTTPASSDIYREVLGELLIDKDISVTSKEGGQRRKGDSIEKTDIIKVSRQVSLFFRKKQ
- a CDS encoding nucleoside hydrolase, producing MTPPSPLFRWSAVLLSLSLAACRPSGAPVDRRTPVVIDTDMGSDDAMAIAFLLRRPDVEVKAITVTGAGLAHCEPGVRNALRLLALANHPDIPVACGRTTPLQGSHAYPDDWRQQADILNGVPLPEPRFSASASTAVQVLTSALEGSERKVTVLALGNLTNLAEALQARPSLAERVEQLYVMGGAVTVPGNVGDSPGVNPPNPYAEWNIYVDPEAAARVFETVPAMLVPLDATNHVQVTEEFLQRFEKDRQTAEADFVYRLLASDPDYVRSGTYFFWDPLAAASLAVEGIVTFEPKKVRVVVEEGESSGRTQEAETGHTVRAGVSADRQKFESAFLDTLNGRVHVP
- a CDS encoding AHH domain-containing protein, with the protein product MSKTFLLLRLGMALSLVLLTSCMTTRGSEVNEAHPKQEPMAVRVSELPGGKLRLAFKPVAPDLALEQVRPQEAREVLATFHASFPREQGRRFRLVRTSTEPEPEEWERRLREEFVSRYGVPEVPLPGALETSPVFMALKLSPPHMGEGARDAARELFRSPVFLSSVALSVLVYFSAWLAPEPLFTKAFVTALTLRLALLVGVLELNRFARACARLYQEAEAARSVEELEVVAERFGKTVGGTGLRVLMLAASMGVARGLPEVPQGGIGALLQAPRHALTGGMTVEGAATVQMVADGTIVVTGIAAGTATSAAGKACTDGTESQNDYHWHHLATNKNEISSRYGGPWTPLFEKLFTKAGMSLDAAENLVYLKGHKGPHPEEYHSEVYQRLETALRKCQTVAQCKSNLVRALQKVADEVCSPGASLHQWVTKT
- a CDS encoding imm11 family protein, producing the protein MDEQGKELDPWQFKDGKSLELGCVPRFPLDAPGRPLDYCWAAFSIPVVHERVVQLFERLDVQEVQFLPVRVEGHDSPYFILNALRFIRCIDDARCRRVAYWTPEDEQPEKVGEYRVVSGLRIDPGKVGGAHIFRPWGWPVALIVSGDLKQAMEAEGITGTRFVEV